The Gordonia terrae genome contains the following window.
TCGCTGATCTCCACGGTCTCGGTGACGAACTCATGGTCGGTGACACCGAAACCGAACAGCGACCGCACGTGGTCGGCGTCGCCCCAGAGCGGACCCGGCTGCGCACCGGGCGGCGGTGGCGGGGCGTACGGCTTCATGACCGCGAACAGTTCGCCGATGAAACCTGTTGGCGTCCAGTTGATCAGCCCGATCCGTCCGCCGGGTCGTACGATGCGGACGAGCTCGTCGGCACACTTCTGATGGTTCGGCGCGAACATGACCCCGACACACGACGTCGCGATGTCGAACTCGTTGTCATCGAACGGGAGATCCTCGGCGTCGGCGGTACGCCAGGTGATCGGCAGGTCGCGGTGCCGGGCTTCGCCCACGGACAGGAGCTCGGGTGTGAGGTCGCTGGCGACGACGTGCCCGCCGGCCTCGGCCGCCGGTACGGCCACATTCCCGGCGCCGGCGGCGACGTCGAGGACCTTGTCCCCGGCGGTGACGTGCATTGCGTCGACGAGGCGTCGACCCAGCGGTGCGATGAGGTCGGCGACGGCCGGATAGTCGCCGGAGGCCCAGAGCTTGCGGTGGCGAGCCTTGATCTCGGCGTCGAACGGGGCGCGTTGCGAAGTGGTCATGATGAAAGGTCCCTCGAGTCGTCGGATGGCTGTTGTCCGTGACCGGACACAACGAGCATCCGACGAAGCCCGGCCCGGGCTCTAGACCAAGATCTGTACCGGTGGCAGTTCAGTTTCTGTACTGGTCATCAGTCGACGACGGGTGTGTACTGGGTCGAGGAGGTTTCGACACGGCGCCTCGCTTCGCTCGGGGCCGGCTCAACCAGCAGCGGGGAGGCTGCGATGACATCGTATGGACAGTTCTGTCCGGTGGCCAAGGCGATGGAGTTGCTCGACGAGCGGTGGACAATTCTCATCGTTCGCGAACTCCTCCTGGGCAGTAGACATTTCAACGAGCTACGACGCGGCGTGCCGAAGATGTCGCCGGCACTGCTCACCAAACGGCTGCGAAGTCTCGAGCGCGCGGGGGTGATCAACCGCTCGGAGGTCGGCGGACGTTCGGTGTACACGCTGACGGCCATGGGCGAGGAGCTCACGACGGTCGTGGAGGCGTTGAGCGCGTGGGGTATCCGCTGGATCGGCGAACTCGGCGACGCCGACCTCGACCCCCATCTGCTCATGTGGGACATGCACCGCACCGTCCCCATCGACCGATGGCCGCGCCGACGCACCATGGTGCAGTTCGTCTTTCGAGACGTCATCGGCAAGGCGAGTATTTGGTGGCTGGTCGTCGCCGGCGGTGAGGCGCAGGTGTGCGACTTCGACCCCGGCTACGAACTCGACGCCACCGTGGTGACCGATTTGCGTACTCTCACCGAGATCTGGCGTGGCGATATCGACTGGCGTCTCGCGCTCACGAGCGATCGGGTCGAGATCCACGGTCCCGCGGAGGTGGCTCGGGACGTGCCGTCGTGGATCGGTCAGAGCCTCACCTCGGCGATTCCGCGACCGGCCTGAGCGTGGCTGAGCCGGTTCAGGCGATGTCGCGACGGAACGTCGTGTACCGACCGATGACCGCGAACGCGGCGATGTAGGCGAGCATCACGAGCGCGCCGGCCCACTGCGGGAGCAGGTCGTCGCTCCCGCCGCCCATCGTCGCGAAGAAGCTCGATCCGACAAGGGCGTCGGCGGCCGACCCGGGCAGGAACTTCGACACCGAGGACGTGACGTCGAACGTCGCGAGTGCGATGCGCGCGATGGGTTCGACGAGCTGGGTGAAGGCCAGCAAGATCACGATCGCAGCGACCTGGTTGGACACCACCGCGCCGAACGCCACGCCCATCGCCGTCCACAGCACCATCACCAGCATCGAGAGACCGATCACCTCGAGGGTGGAGCTGTCACCGAGGAACGCGCCGTCCCCGACGGTGGCGAGGATCGGTGCCGCCGTCGCGACGACCGCCAGCGTGCCCAGGACGCCGTAGAGCAGGCCCATCGGGATACCTGCGATCAGCTTCGCCACCAACAGGACTCCGCGTCGGGGCTCGACGAGCAGACTCGCGGTGATGGTCTTGTGCCGGAACTCCCCGGTGACAGCGAGGCTGCCGATCACGAGGGCGAACACATACCCGATCGGGCTGGTGAGCGCGTAGATCGAGCGGGCCAGGTCGGCGCCGACGAGGGTCGTCGGTTGCTGCATCGCATTCTCGGTGGTCATCGAGAAGGCCAGCGCCGCACCGATGAAGCCGAGGTATACGACCATCGCGACGAGCAGTACCCACCACATCCTGGTGGAGGTGAACTTGCGGTACTCGGCGATCAGCGCGGCCCTCATCGGACAGCCTCCGGCGACGTCGGGCCAGCGGCCGGGGGACCGGGTGGACCGCTCGGGAAATGACTCGTCGGTGCGTCCGACGACCTCGTGAGGTTCAGGAAGACCGCCTCGAGGTCGGCGCCGACGTCGGCGAGCTGGTGGAGTTCGATGCCCGCGGCGAAGGCCGCCGTACCGACCGTGGCAGCGCTCACGCCGGGAATCCGGAAACCGTCGTGGGTGTCCTCGACCTGCCAGCCGCGCTCACCCGCGAGCGCGACGAACGACGCCCGCGACGGGGTCCGCACGACGACCGCGTGCTCGGCCAGCGCCTCGAAGTCGGCGAGCGTCGACGCCCGGACCAGCTTGCCGTTGCCGATCACCACGACGTCGTCGACGGTGCTCCGCACCTCGGCGAGCACGTGGCTGGAGACGAGAACCGTCCGTCCCTCGTGGGCCAGTGAACGGAGCAGTCCGCGCAGCCACACGATCCCCTGCGGATCGAGTCCGTTCGCCGGCTCGTCGAGCAGGATGATCTGCGGGTCGCCGAGCAACGCGGTGGCCAGGCCGAGGCGCTGCCGCATGCCCATCGAGTAACCGCCGACGCGGCGGTCCGCGGCCTGGGCGAGTCCGACGAAGTCGAGCACTTCCCGGCATCGTGACGTGGGGACGCCAACCTGTGGAGCGAGCGCTTTGAGGTGCCCGAGTCCGGTGCGCCCGGGGTGGAAGCTCGACGCCTCCAGTGCCGCGCCGACGTGCTGGGCGGGTTGCGGGATCTGCCGGAACGGACGGTCGCCGATCAGCGCCCGGCCGGTGGTCGGTTCGACCAGGCCCAGGAGCATCCGCAGGGTCGTGGTCTTGCCCGAACCGTTCGGTCCGAGAAACCCGGTGACGCGACCGGGCGCAACGGTGAACGAGAGGTCGTCGACCGCGGTCAGGCTGCCGAACCGCTTGGTGAGACCGTCGATCGTGATCGCGGGTGACTCCATCGGTGCCTTCCGTTGGTGGGTTGGCCACTTACGCTATCAAACGCGCTCGTAATCAACCGGATTCGCGAGAATTCACCGGAAAGAGCCGGGAGTTGGTGCGCAATCTGTTGCGGCGCAGTCCAATCGGAGTTCAGCTCACAGCCAGTCGCGTTTACGGAACGAGAGGTAGAGGCCGACGACCACCACGACGATGAGCGTCGTGCTGGTGATGAAGCCGAGTAGTCGCTCGAAACCGGGGAACGGCACATTCTGTCCGTAGAAGCCGGTGATGGCGGTCGGCACGGCGATGATCGCGGCCCACGCGGTCAGCTTCTTCATGACCGTGTTGAGGCGCGCGTCGGCGAGGGTCAGGTTGGTCTCGAAAACGGTGGTGATCATGTCGCGCAACGACTCCGTCCACTCCGATGCGCGCAGCGCGTGGTCGTAGAGATCGGAGAAATGCGGATCGAGTTCGGGCGGCGCGTGGTTGTCGAACCGTCGTCGCTGGATGCCGGCGATCACCTCGCGCATCGGCAGGACCACCCGCCGTAGGACGACGAGGTCCTTGCGCAGGTCGTAGGTTCTGCGTTGCAGCTCGCGCCCCGGGATGCGCTCGTCGAAGAGCAACGCCTCGAGATCTTCGATCTCGTCGTCGAGGCGCTGCACGGCGTCGAAATGTCCGTCGACGACGACGTCGAGCAAGCCGTGCACGAGCGCGCCGATCCCGTATTGCATGGCCCCGCTGTCCGACCACCGCCGCATGACCTCGTCGATGTCGAGCGCCGGGGTCGGTCGCACGGTGATCAGTGCGTTGCGTTTGACGAAGACGGAAATGCGGTGCAGGTCGAACATTCGCGCCCGTCCGTTCGCAGAGGCGCGGAAATCGGTCGCCGCGGAGCCGTCATCGTCATCGTCCCGGTCCTCGGACTGTGCGTCTCCGTTGTGCAGCGACACCGCGTAGACCATCACGAAGGTGTGCCCGGTGTACGTGACGGTCTTGACCCGCTCGGCCGCCGCGACGGTGTCCTCGATCGCGAACGGGTCGAGTTCGAGTTCGTCGGCGAGCCGGGACAGCGTCTCGTGGGTGGGACATTCCAGATCCGCCCAGATCAGTTTCTCGGGATCCTCCAGGCAGTGGGAGATCTCGCCGAGGTCGAAGCCGTCCACCGGATCACCGTTCCGCCAGATCTGACCGCGGATGCGTTCGACGCCGCGAGGTTCCGACACATCCGAGGGCACTGTCATGTGGCCATCGTGACACCGTCGGACGTTTTCCGACGGTTCGACAGGCAGTGGCGACGTCGGTCACGCCGGGTGGTCGTCGTCCGCGGGTAGCATCGAAATCGGTGTCTGTGACGGGAACGGACACCGAATCTCCAGGTAAGGCGGCGACGACATGGTCGACAGCAGTTCCCGCGGACATCGGTTGATGCCCGCGCGCACGAGCGAACAGATCCGCGAGTGGTGCGATCGTTCCGCGGTGCCGGGCGAGCGGCGCGAACTGTCCGACACCGCGGCGCTGCTCATCGCGTCCGGATATCTCACCCCGGGTGGGCGGGCGATCGTGGTGCGCCGGATCTCCACCGGCCGGCCGATGCCGTCGATGTCCGCGGGCTTCGGCGACCTCCGACGCATGCAGCGCGCGATCGTCCAGATCGAACACCAGTTGTCGAGTCCGGTGGTGCCCGGCGTGGTCGGTGCCGTGATGCGCAACCGGCTCAACGGTCTGCAGCGCCGCCGCGAGGACGCCCGCAAGCAGATCGTCGCAGCCAAGGGTGTGTTCGCGTCGGGAACCAGGGCGATCCGGCGCGAGCGGCGCGAGAACGTCTATCTCGAGATCGAGGAACGAGACCGGCTCTTCGCCGGCCTGCTGTGCACGCCGACCCCCAACGTCAACACGTCGAGCTATGTCCGTCGCGCCGGAACCGCGGCGTTCGACCGGATCGCCGGCGTGGTCGGGCAGGTGGCCGCGAAGTCGGGCAACTCGCAGGCGGGGCAGTGGGCCGACCAGTTCCTGTCCGGCGTGCGCGAGGCGCCGGGGGGTGCCGCGCAGGCCGGTGCGCCTCGCGCCGCGACCTTCGTTGACGGTTACGAGACGCTCTTGTTCATCACCGGCCACTACTACGACCGCATCCTCGGCAACCCTGCGTGGCGTTCCGACCACTTCGAGGTCCAGCGCACCCAGGTGAACCTGCATGCCGAGGTCGCCGAGATCGCCGCCGACGTCATCGCACTGCGAGCTGTCCGCATCGACCTCGATCGGGCCAAGCGCAACGGCGGCTTCGACCGCACCTTCGCCGCGCAGATCGATCAGCGTGAGACGACGCTGCGACCGGTGTGGACCGAGCTCATCGACCGCGTCCAGGCGCTCGGCGAGGTCGCGCACGTCGTCGAGTCCGCGGCCGTCGAGTTACAGGTCCTCGCCGAGTACAACAAGGCGGCCACGCTGGATGATCGCATCGACGCGCTGATCGCGAGATCAGGTGACCGGGAGATCTCCGTCGACAACGCCAAGCGACTCACCGAGCAGGTCCGCAGCGGCGAAGAGCAACTGCGGATCTATCGAGATGTGTTGCAGGGCAACATCGCGCGGATCTCGCCGGCGGTGCCTCGCGAGCTACCCGCCCGCTACGAGCCCTCGTGACCACGCGCTGAGGTAGTCCTTCTCGGCGGGGGTGAGCCTTCGCAGGGTGTGCTTCTCGATGTCGACGACGGCCATCTGCGTACTCGCCACACATGCCGGACGACTGTCGGCTTCGGCGCCGGCACTGCGGATCTCGTAGCCGATGGTGAAGTCCACTGAACGAAAGCCCCTGATCCACATCCCGATTCGCAGTGGCGAGTCGTCGTGGCGCAGCTGTGCCTGGTATCGGATGTCGACGTGCACGATCATCGCGCTGGTGATCAGCGGGGCGTGGTCCTCGCCGGCGCTCAACAGCCACGCGATGCGCGCCTCCTCCATGAGCGTGACCATCCGCGCGTGGTTGATGTGACCGAACGCGTCCATGTCCGACCATCGCACCCCGACGTCGGCGACGTACGCGAAGTCGTGTCGCCCGAGCCTCTCGGTCGACGGTGCGTCGTCTGGCTGGGGAGGCTGGGGGTGAACAGCAGGTGAACTGGGCATCGTCGACTTTCCTCGGCGGTCCCGGTGACCGTGAGACGCCGTGGTCACGGCCTTCCACTCCGCTGGACGCCGGGTAGTCTGTGAGTCTAGATGTCCGCGCCGCGCCGATCCGACCGGCGCGGACGCGTACGTGGTGACACGACGGGTCCGAGTGCGCTCGGGGGGACTGTCGGCGAGGGAGTTGGCTGGATGTCGAGGCGATTGATCGCAGGTCTGGTGTGCCTGATGGCGGGGATTCTGTTGACCCCCGCCATTGCCGACGCGGCTCCCAAACAGGTGGCGCGGATCGCCAAGTCCGAGAAACTGAGCGCTCTGCGCACCGACATCTGGGTGTTCTCGCCGGCGATGAACGAGCGGATCAAGCTCTCGGTGCTCACGCCGGTCGGCGGTTCGGCGCCGCGCTCGACGGTCTACATGCTCGACGGCGCGGGCGCCGAGGGCGCGGTCAGCGACTGGATCACCAAGGGTCGGGCCGGACGCTTCTTCGCGGACAAGAACGTGAACGTCGTGCTGCCCACGGGCGGCAAGGGCACCTTCTACACCGACTGGCAGAAGAAGGACGCGGCGCTCGGGAAGCCGATGTGGGAGACCTTCCTGACCAAGGAGCTGCCCCCGCTCATCGACGAACGGTTCGACGGGAACGGCCGCAACGCCGTCATCGGGCTGTCGATGGGCGGACAGGCCGCATTCTCGCTGGCCATCCGTCATCCCGAGATGTACACCGGGGTGGCCTCGCTCAGCGGTTGTCCGCCGGTGTCCGGGCCGGTCAACGAGGCGTATGTCCGGGGCACCGTCGGCCGCGACGGTGGCGACGCCACCAACATGTGGGGCCCGTTCGGTTCCGCGGGCTGGCGCGCGCACGATCCGAGCCTGCATCTGGACCGCCTGCGGGGGAAGAACATCTTCATCTCCGCCGGGTCGGGTGCCGTCGGTCCCCTCGACCTCCAGCGACAGATCGATCCGGAAGAGGGGCCGCGCGAGGTCGTGACCGCGTCGTCGTCGGCGCTCGAACTGGGTGCATACCGCTGCTCGCTGGAATTCGCCATCACGCTGCGCGCGGCGGGGGTGCGCTATACGGACGGGTTCCGGCTCATCGGAACCCACACGTGGGCGTACTGGGAGCGCGATCTCGAGGTCCTCTGGCCGACGATCGGCCGCGGGCTGTAGTCGGCCGCGGGCTCGCGATCGCGACGACAGATCGTCAGGCCCGCGGGCCCTCCCAGTTCTCGGCGAACCGTAGGAACACGTCGTCCTCGGTGGCGTTGGTGACGGTCACCCGGACGCCGTCACCGTCGAACGGGCGGACCACCACACCGGCGTCGACGCAGGCGCGTGCGAATTCCATCGACGCCGCCCCCAGCTCGAGCCACACGAAGTTGGCCTGTGAGTCCGGCACCCGGTATCCGGCGTCGCGCAGTCGAGCGGTGACGCGGGCGCGTTCGGCGACGACCGCGTCCGTGCGGGCCAGCAGCTGCTCGCCGGCATCCAGGCTGGCGAGCGCTGCGGCTTGCGCCACGCTGCTGACCGAGAACGGGATGTGGACCTTTCCGAGGGCTGTGATGACCTCCGGGTCGCCGATCGCGTACCCCACCCGCAACCCGGCCAGTCCGTACGCCTTCGAGAAGGTCCGCAGCACCACCAGGTTGGGGAACTCACGGCGGAGCTCGAGTGCGTCGTACGCCTGATTCGACGGCAGGCGCAGGTACTCGAAGTACGCCTCGTCGAGGGCGACGACGATGTCCGACGGCACGTTGTTCAGGAACTCACGGAGATCGGCTGCCTCGACGACGGTGCCGGTCGGGTTGTTCGGGTTGCACACGAAGATGAGCCGCGTGCGGTCGGTGACCGCGTCGGCCATCGCGCGCAGGTCGTACGTCAGGTCTCCGGTGAGCGGGACCTGCACCGGTGTCGCGCCCGCGACGCGGGTCGCGAGGGGATAGGTCTCGAACGACCGCCACCCGAAGACCACCTCGTCGCCCGGTCCGCTCGTGATGAGGATCAGGTTCTGGCAGAGGATGACCGATCCGCAGCCGACCTGGACCTCGTCTTCGGTGACACCGAGCCCCTTGGCCAGCGCCGCGGTCAGCTCGACCATCCCGTTGTCGGGGTAGCGGTTCACGCCTGCGGCCGCGGCGCCGATGGCGTCGACGACGCTCGGCAGCGGACCTTCGGTGACCTCGTTGCTCGCGAGTTTCACCGCTCCCGGAAACGTCTTGCCCGGCACGTACACGGGAAGGTCGTCCAGGTCGGGGCGGATTCGCAAGCTCACCCGACCAATGTAGGCCGCGACCCCGGAGACGCAGAAACCGGCTCTGACCAACCGGTTTGCTTGTGGACGCGAAGGGTGTGTAACCTTTCGACTCGGCAGTTCGAAAGGACTCCGCCAGGGAGGCGTGCCAGAGCGGCCGAATGGGACTCACTGCTAATGAGTTGTTCCGCTTAAAACGGAACCGGAGGTTCAAATCCTCTCGCCTCCGCCACCGCAGTCGGCCGACGGCGGTACAACTGAAGAGCTGTACAACTGAATATCACGCGCCCGTAGCTCAACGGATAGAGCATCTGACTACGGATCAGAAGGTTTGGGGTTCGAATCCCTACGGGCGCACCACAGAGGCCCGTCACCGATCCCGGTGGCGGGCCTCTTCTGTGTGCGCCGGACCCTGGGTGGGTGGACGAGGTGCCGGGGCACACGCTCTGGGGCACGGCGGCTCTCGGGCGGTCGCCGATGAGCTCGCGGATGATCCGTCGTGGTGCCATCCATCCTCACCGGGCCGCGCGGCGTCGACACGAGTACGGCACTACCCCAATCGGCGAGGGGGTGGCTACCCGCGGAGGATCACCAGCTGCTGGGTCGCCCGGGTCATCGACACGTAGCGGTCGACCGCACCCTCGATGCCCGCGCCGAAGGAGTCGGGGTCGACGAGCACCACGAGATCGAACTCGAGTCCCTTGGCGAGGGTCGGGGTGAGCGACCGCACGCGGTCGGTCCCGGCGAACCCCGGTTCGCCGATCACGCAGGCGATCCCGTCTCGATGCGTCGACGTCCACTCGCCGACCACCGCGTCGAGGTCCGCGCGGTCGCCGTACGTGACCGGAATGTCCGCCCGCCGAACAGAAGTCGGCACATTCGCGTCGGGGAGAACCGCGCGGATGACGGGTGCAGCAGCGTCCATGATCTCCTCGGGGGTTCGGTAGTTGATCGTGAGTCCCGCCGCTGTGACGTCGCTCAACCCGACCCGCTCGAGTCGCTCGGCCCAGGACTCGCCGAATCCTCGGCGAGCCTGTGCGCGGTCGCCGACGACGGTGAAGCTCTTCGACGGGCAACGATCGATCAGCATCTGCCACTGGGCGTCGGTCAGTTCCTGTGCCTCGTCGACGACGATGTGCGCGAACGGCCCGGCCAGCGGGCCGGTGGTCTCACCGTCGAGGTCGTCCCCGAGGTTGTGGCGCAGGTTCTCGTGTCGCAGCATCGCCATCAACCCCTCTCCGTCGTCGTGGACCTCGGCGGCGATCAGGTCGTCGACCACCTGGTCGATCTTCTCGCGCTCCGCCTCCCGGTCGGAGCGCTGCCTACGACGACGGGCCGACGCCGCCGGGTCGCCGATCCGGCGGTGGGCGCGGTCGAGGATCGGCAGGTCGGCCTCGGTCCAGGCGTCCGGGTTGCTGCGCTGGAGTGCGCGGACCTCGTAGGGTGACAGCCACGGCGCGCACATGCGGAGGAAGGCCGGCACCGACCACAGGTCACCGACGATCTCCGCGGCGTCGAGCACCGGCCACGCTCGCGAGAATGCCGTCACGAGTTCGTCGTTCGCCGACAGTGCACGACGCAGCGCGTGGTGCGGCACGTCGTCGTCGTGTCGCGACGCGATGATCGACATCAGCTCCTCCCAGACCTCGTCGCGGGCATCGTTGTGCGCCGTGCCGCGTTCCGGTACGTCGAAGGCCTCCGCCCAGTCGGTCGGGGTCAGAGTTGTCTCGGCCCAGGGCGTTTCGACGACAAAGGGTGCTGTGGGTGGTTGTTCGTAGAACTTGACCGCCGGTTCGACGGCCTCGACCATGCGAGCCGACGACTTCAACCGTGCGACGGCGGCGTCGGCTTCGGTTGTCGCCGAATCGCCTTCGGCAACCAGATCGGCGAGAGTGCATGTCTGGACACTCTCCTCGCCGAGGCTCGGCAACACATCGGCGACATACGAGAGGTAGGGCCGGTGGGGCCCGACGACGAGCAGCCCGCCCCGATTGCCGGCGAGGCGCGGATCGGCGTAGACGAGGTAGGCGGCACGATGCAGCGCGACGACGGTCTTGCCGGTCCCGGGCCCGCCGTCGACGACGAGGGCGCCGTGCGATCCGGCGCGGATGATCGCGTCCTGATCGGTGGCGATGGTGCCCAGGACATCCCGCATGCGCGGAGAACGACTGGCACCGAGGTCGGCGAGGAAGGCCGACTGGTCGTCGAGTGCCGCGTGTGAGGCGAGCACCGCCGGGTCGTCGACGAAGACCTCGTCCCAGTAGTCGGTGATCCGACCGTGTGTCCAGCGGTAGCGGCGTCTGCTCCGCAGCCCCATCGGGTCACGCCGGGTGGCGGCGAAGAACGGCGCGGCCAGCGGCGTGCGCCAGTCGACGAGCAGGGTGTCGCCGGTGGGATCGGTCAGACCGAGCCGGCCGATGTACAGGATCTCCCCGTCGTCGCGGACCAGACGGCCCAGGCAGAGGTCGAGGCCGAATCGGCGCAGAGATCGAATGCGCGCCCCGAGCTGGTGGATCTCCATGTCGCGGTCGACCGCCCGGCGGCCCTTGCCGCCGGCTTCGCGCCGCAGTCCCTGCAAGCGTTCGTCGGCGTCGGCCAGCGTGCGGCACAGATTCGTGGTGATCGACGTGAAGTGTCGAGCGTCGTCGGCGATGAGGGCGGGATCGTTCTTCGGGGAGAGGCGGTGAGGGAGGTCGAACACCGCGGTGGTCGTCGAAGTCGCGTCGGAGGGGGCGTCGGGGGCTGAGGTCACAGAGAGGGGCTCCGAATCGGCAGGCGGCAGGGTGGTCTCGGCAGGTGCGACAGCGATTCTGCACCGCATGGGGGGCCTTGCGGCAAGCCCCTGTCCAGGGCTTATGGTGAAAGGGGAAGAGCGATCGTCGGGCGCGCGGGTGAAACGGACCCCGGTTTCATGTGATCCGATGACCAATCAGCTGTTGCGGGCCGCGATGGTGTATGTGAAAGTACTTTCAGTTCACTACGGTGAACTCCTATCGGTGGGGCCTGTCAGGGGGCTGCCGCCCCCGAGCGCACGGGGGCGGGGCGGCAGCGCGGCCACAGCCTTCATTTCCCGGTCTCCCGGGTCGCGACTCATTCGACCGACTGGTCCGCTTCTCTGCACCGCATCGACGTGACCTGCGGCTTTCCGATCGTCGGCGTGAGCACCAGACCTCGCGCCGTAAGGTCGGAGGTGGAATGACACGCGGCGTCGCGCCGGTCCGCCGGTTCGGAGCGGGTGCTTCGACGCGTCGACGACGACGCAGGATCTCGACCGGAGGCCGACGATGGGACAGCCGTACGGGGAGCCGAACCACGGCGCCCGTGATCCGCGGCACCGCGGCGAGGTCGGCGGCCTGCCCGCCGGGTCGCCCCGCGACCCCTACGGTCGGCCCGTCGCGACACAGCTCTATCCCCCGCTCGGGTACGCCTCCGACGGCACCCCGATGTTCCGTCCCGGCCAGCCGACGAACACCGAACTGAACCTGGCCGAGCGCGCGGAGCGCGCAGAGGCGGAGCGCATCGCGACCGCCGAGCGCGAGGCCGACAGCTCAGCCGGTGAGTCCCGTTCGCGCATTCTCGACGTGCCCACCGCGACACTGATTCTGACGCTCGGGGTGGTGGTGCTGCTCGTGGTGGCCTTCGTCGGTTTCCTCGGTCTGCGCAACGGGTCGTCGGACGAACCGGTCGCGGACTCGCCGCTCATCACCGACACGATGCCGATCCCGCGCACTTTCGAACCGCCCAGCCTCACCCCGCCCGAACCGGGACAACAGCTTCCGGGCCGGCCCGGTGAGCGAATCGACCCGCAGAACAAGCCGGTGACCTACGAGGCGACCATCGACGGTCAGGCCACCATCCTGTACGTCGACGACGCCGGCCTGCGCTCCGAATTCGCCCCGACGAATCCGTGGACTGTTCGCTTCACCGGCGGGATCAACCCGCTGCGTCTGTTGGTGATCGCGGGGACGGGTAGCTCGGTGAGCTGTTCGATCACTGTCGACGGCGAGAAGGTGGTGGAGGACACGGTGACGCCGTCGTCGACGCGCCGAACCGCGTCCTGCATCGCCTAGGTGTTCACGTCCCCGTCACCGCGAATACCGCGTGTCGGTCGGATGACCTGCTCGTCCGATGTGTGATCGGGGCCGTGGCTCGCTACCGTGGTCTCGTGAGTTCTCCGCAGACAGCCCCTGACAGCGGTCAGTCCTCCGCCCCCACCGACGAGTTCAAGACGATGCTCACGTGGCGAGGCGAGGACACCGATCGACTCGAACAGGTCCGCCTGGTCGTGTCCGGCACGCGCCTCAAGGCATACGGACGGATCATCGCCGCGGCGACCGCCGACCACGAGGCGTTCTCCGCGTCGTACGAGCTGCAGACCACCGATGCCGGTGTGGTCAAGCGGCTGACCGTGCACCTGGTGCGCGCCGACGGCGAGACGCAGTTCGGCATCACCCGCGACGACGAGGGCACGTGGCTGATCCGTCGCCCCGACGGCGAGACCACCCGCTCGGACTTTGGCGGCGCGCAGGACGTCGAGCTTGCCCTGTCGCCCATGTTCAATTCCCTGCCGATC
Protein-coding sequences here:
- a CDS encoding class I SAM-dependent methyltransferase; the protein is MTTSQRAPFDAEIKARHRKLWASGDYPAVADLIAPLGRRLVDAMHVTAGDKVLDVAAGAGNVAVPAAEAGGHVVASDLTPELLSVGEARHRDLPITWRTADAEDLPFDDNEFDIATSCVGVMFAPNHQKCADELVRIVRPGGRIGLINWTPTGFIGELFAVMKPYAPPPPPGAQPGPLWGDADHVRSLFGFGVTDHEFVTETVEISEFDDGAAFREFFKAHYGPTIVAYRNIGDDPARVAELDAAIAAHADRYLTDGRMEWEYLRAVLTVA
- a CDS encoding winged helix-turn-helix transcriptional regulator, with the protein product MTSYGQFCPVAKAMELLDERWTILIVRELLLGSRHFNELRRGVPKMSPALLTKRLRSLERAGVINRSEVGGRSVYTLTAMGEELTTVVEALSAWGIRWIGELGDADLDPHLLMWDMHRTVPIDRWPRRRTMVQFVFRDVIGKASIWWLVVAGGEAQVCDFDPGYELDATVVTDLRTLTEIWRGDIDWRLALTSDRVEIHGPAEVARDVPSWIGQSLTSAIPRPA
- a CDS encoding ABC transporter permease subunit; protein product: MRAALIAEYRKFTSTRMWWVLLVAMVVYLGFIGAALAFSMTTENAMQQPTTLVGADLARSIYALTSPIGYVFALVIGSLAVTGEFRHKTITASLLVEPRRGVLLVAKLIAGIPMGLLYGVLGTLAVVATAAPILATVGDGAFLGDSSTLEVIGLSMLVMVLWTAMGVAFGAVVSNQVAAIVILLAFTQLVEPIARIALATFDVTSSVSKFLPGSAADALVGSSFFATMGGGSDDLLPQWAGALVMLAYIAAFAVIGRYTTFRRDIA
- a CDS encoding ABC transporter ATP-binding protein; the encoded protein is MESPAITIDGLTKRFGSLTAVDDLSFTVAPGRVTGFLGPNGSGKTTTLRMLLGLVEPTTGRALIGDRPFRQIPQPAQHVGAALEASSFHPGRTGLGHLKALAPQVGVPTSRCREVLDFVGLAQAADRRVGGYSMGMRQRLGLATALLGDPQIILLDEPANGLDPQGIVWLRGLLRSLAHEGRTVLVSSHVLAEVRSTVDDVVVIGNGKLVRASTLADFEALAEHAVVVRTPSRASFVALAGERGWQVEDTHDGFRIPGVSAATVGTAAFAAGIELHQLADVGADLEAVFLNLTRSSDAPTSHFPSGPPGPPAAGPTSPEAVR
- a CDS encoding magnesium transporter CorA family protein gives rise to the protein MTVPSDVSEPRGVERIRGQIWRNGDPVDGFDLGEISHCLEDPEKLIWADLECPTHETLSRLADELELDPFAIEDTVAAAERVKTVTYTGHTFVMVYAVSLHNGDAQSEDRDDDDDGSAATDFRASANGRARMFDLHRISVFVKRNALITVRPTPALDIDEVMRRWSDSGAMQYGIGALVHGLLDVVVDGHFDAVQRLDDEIEDLEALLFDERIPGRELQRRTYDLRKDLVVLRRVVLPMREVIAGIQRRRFDNHAPPELDPHFSDLYDHALRASEWTESLRDMITTVFETNLTLADARLNTVMKKLTAWAAIIAVPTAITGFYGQNVPFPGFERLLGFITSTTLIVVVVVGLYLSFRKRDWL
- a CDS encoding acyl-CoA thioesterase — encoded protein: MPSSPAVHPQPPQPDDAPSTERLGRHDFAYVADVGVRWSDMDAFGHINHARMVTLMEEARIAWLLSAGEDHAPLITSAMIVHVDIRYQAQLRHDDSPLRIGMWIRGFRSVDFTIGYEIRSAGAEADSRPACVASTQMAVVDIEKHTLRRLTPAEKDYLSAWSRGLVAGG
- a CDS encoding alpha/beta hydrolase, encoding MSRRLIAGLVCLMAGILLTPAIADAAPKQVARIAKSEKLSALRTDIWVFSPAMNERIKLSVLTPVGGSAPRSTVYMLDGAGAEGAVSDWITKGRAGRFFADKNVNVVLPTGGKGTFYTDWQKKDAALGKPMWETFLTKELPPLIDERFDGNGRNAVIGLSMGGQAAFSLAIRHPEMYTGVASLSGCPPVSGPVNEAYVRGTVGRDGGDATNMWGPFGSAGWRAHDPSLHLDRLRGKNIFISAGSGAVGPLDLQRQIDPEEGPREVVTASSSALELGAYRCSLEFAITLRAAGVRYTDGFRLIGTHTWAYWERDLEVLWPTIGRGL
- the hisC gene encoding histidinol-phosphate transaminase, which encodes MSLRIRPDLDDLPVYVPGKTFPGAVKLASNEVTEGPLPSVVDAIGAAAAGVNRYPDNGMVELTAALAKGLGVTEDEVQVGCGSVILCQNLILITSGPGDEVVFGWRSFETYPLATRVAGATPVQVPLTGDLTYDLRAMADAVTDRTRLIFVCNPNNPTGTVVEAADLREFLNNVPSDIVVALDEAYFEYLRLPSNQAYDALELRREFPNLVVLRTFSKAYGLAGLRVGYAIGDPEVITALGKVHIPFSVSSVAQAAALASLDAGEQLLARTDAVVAERARVTARLRDAGYRVPDSQANFVWLELGAASMEFARACVDAGVVVRPFDGDGVRVTVTNATEDDVFLRFAENWEGPRA